Proteins encoded in a region of the Thermodesulfobacteriota bacterium genome:
- a CDS encoding bifunctional 4-hydroxy-2-oxoglutarate aldolase/2-dehydro-3-deoxy-phosphogluconate aldolase: protein MVINVNTLELIKKHKVIAVIRAETPDAALEFARGCIEGGIKLVEVTFSFSRVERVIAELSKIDDITIGAGTLLDTKMAQKALDSGAEFLVSPHTDEEIVELAKSEGVPTIQGALTSSEIVNACKLGVDIVKIFPASSVGGPSYVKAIKDPLPFAQIMTTGGVNYDNFIDYLKAGTTAVGLSSAFLTEDKKIKIETVIENSRKIVERVSTLKTE from the coding sequence ATGGTAATCAACGTGAATACACTAGAACTTATCAAAAAACACAAAGTTATTGCTGTAATAAGGGCTGAAACTCCTGATGCAGCACTTGAGTTTGCCAGAGGCTGTATAGAAGGGGGGATAAAACTTGTAGAAGTTACATTTTCCTTCTCTAGAGTGGAAAGAGTAATAGCTGAACTAAGTAAAATTGACGACATTACAATTGGTGCTGGAACTCTACTAGATACAAAAATGGCCCAAAAAGCCTTAGATTCCGGCGCTGAGTTCTTGGTATCACCTCATACTGACGAGGAAATTGTAGAGCTAGCCAAGTCCGAGGGAGTCCCTACTATACAAGGGGCCCTAACTTCATCAGAGATTGTAAATGCTTGTAAGCTTGGGGTGGATATAGTAAAAATATTTCCTGCAAGCTCTGTTGGCGGACCATCCTATGTTAAGGCCATTAAAGATCCTCTGCCATTTGCCCAGATAATGACTACTGGCGGAGTTAATTATGACAATTTCATTGATTATTTAAAAGCGGGTACAACGGCTGTAGGCCTCTCGAGCGCGTTTCTTACTGAGGATAAGAAAATAAAGATTGAAACTGTTATCGAAAATTCAAGAAAAATAGTTGAGAGAGTTTCTACTCTCAAAACGGAGTAG
- a CDS encoding transcriptional repressor: protein MDKVILQERVDEFIGRSKELGIKVTPQRIAIYRELASTDQHPSTETIYKKIKDYYPNISLTTVYRTLETFEKLGLISVVNVLYNAARYDANVEPHHHIVCTVCKKVEDIYDESLNSFDISDKNLGDYKVSGYSLLLSGICSACKSN from the coding sequence ATGGACAAGGTTATATTACAAGAACGAGTAGACGAGTTTATTGGGCGTAGCAAAGAGTTGGGTATTAAAGTTACTCCTCAGAGAATAGCTATTTACCGTGAGCTTGCTAGCACTGATCAGCACCCAAGCACAGAGACGATCTATAAGAAGATTAAAGACTATTACCCTAACATATCTCTTACAACCGTTTACAGAACCCTAGAAACATTTGAAAAGTTAGGTCTGATCTCTGTTGTAAACGTCCTCTACAATGCCGCACGTTACGATGCAAATGTAGAACCACATCATCATATAGTTTGCACAGTTTGCAAGAAAGTAGAAGATATTTATGATGAATCACTTAATAGCTTCGATATTTCCGATAAAAACTTAGGCGACTATAAAGTATCAGGCTACTCGCTGCTCCTAAGCGGCATATGTTCTGCCTGTAAGTCTAATTAA
- the glgA gene encoding glycogen synthase GlgA: protein MTISKSKNSKNKLNILFVATEMEPFAKIGGLGEVISTLTKRLSGLDCDVRVVLPYYKQVKKYIRDQKIKVKKLDKTVQVCIDWLVAEAQIYEVKYKDVIIYLLENDEFFGRDQIYATPKGEFEDNDIRFGFLSLGALEVAKVLKFKTDIIHCHDWQTALLPISLKWRKHIKDDEFFKDSKIVFTIHNISYQGQFDKGILDKFGIPAYLFTAQGLELYGKANLLKGGILYSDLVTTVSPTFAEEIKKREFGHGMDAVLKWVSRKSNNLVGILNGIDYDLWNPETDKAIYNTYNQKSIEAKKQNSLKLKKELNLVENDEFPLVTYVSKLTEQKGLDLLLDSLPQIFDLGYQVAIIGIGDARFEQMVRRANRKFRKKLSIAIKPTEELERKIYAGSDMIVMPSRFEPCGLGQIIGLRYGTIPVVRGTGGLLDTVIDYNEDNKNGNGFVFHEFSKIALLDAMLRAISVYDDKKAWNKLVVKAMKSDFSWRKSGKTYKEIYQKLLTK, encoded by the coding sequence GTGACAATCTCAAAATCAAAAAACTCTAAAAATAAGCTCAATATACTTTTTGTAGCAACAGAAATGGAGCCTTTTGCCAAGATAGGCGGTCTTGGAGAGGTGATTAGCACACTTACAAAAAGGCTCTCCGGACTGGATTGCGATGTAAGGGTAGTGCTTCCATATTACAAGCAAGTCAAAAAATATATTCGTGATCAAAAGATAAAAGTTAAGAAGCTCGATAAAACAGTACAAGTCTGTATAGACTGGCTTGTTGCTGAAGCACAGATTTATGAAGTTAAATACAAAGATGTAATAATTTACCTGCTTGAAAATGACGAATTTTTTGGCAGAGACCAGATCTACGCAACACCAAAGGGAGAGTTTGAGGACAATGATATAAGATTCGGATTTCTGTCTCTTGGAGCATTAGAAGTTGCTAAAGTACTTAAGTTTAAAACTGATATTATTCATTGCCATGATTGGCAGACTGCGCTTCTTCCGATATCACTAAAATGGAGAAAGCATATAAAAGATGATGAGTTTTTCAAAGATTCTAAAATAGTTTTCACAATTCATAACATTTCATACCAAGGACAGTTTGATAAAGGTATTTTGGATAAGTTTGGTATACCTGCGTATCTTTTTACAGCTCAAGGGCTTGAGCTTTATGGAAAAGCAAACCTGCTTAAGGGCGGTATACTTTATTCCGATCTTGTTACAACTGTAAGTCCTACATTTGCTGAAGAAATAAAAAAACGAGAGTTCGGACACGGTATGGATGCTGTTCTGAAGTGGGTCTCCAGAAAATCAAACAATCTTGTTGGGATACTAAATGGTATTGATTACGATCTATGGAACCCTGAAACAGATAAGGCTATATATAATACTTATAACCAAAAAAGTATTGAAGCCAAAAAACAAAACAGTTTAAAATTGAAAAAAGAGCTCAATCTAGTAGAAAATGATGAGTTTCCGCTTGTTACATATGTATCAAAGCTAACTGAACAAAAGGGTTTGGATTTGCTGTTAGATTCGCTTCCTCAAATTTTCGATTTAGGCTATCAGGTTGCTATTATTGGTATTGGCGATGCACGTTTTGAGCAGATGGTAAGAAGAGCAAATAGAAAATTTAGAAAAAAACTTTCAATTGCCATCAAACCAACTGAAGAGCTAGAGAGAAAGATATATGCCGGATCCGATATGATCGTAATGCCATCTAGATTTGAGCCTTGCGGACTAGGGCAGATAATTGGTCTTAGATATGGAACTATTCCAGTTGTAAGGGGTACAGGAGGGCTATTGGACACGGTTATTGACTATAATGAGGACAATAAGAATGGAAACGGTTTTGTATTCCATGAGTTTTCAAAAATTGCTCTTCTGGATGCGATGCTTAGAGCTATCTCAGTTTATGATGATAAAAAAGCTTGGAATAAATTAGTAGTTAAAGCCATGAAATCAGATTTTTCATGGAGGAAATCAGGAAAAACATATAAAGAAATTTACCAAAAACTTCTAACCAAATAA